One Nitrospirota bacterium genomic region harbors:
- a CDS encoding TIGR04283 family arsenosugar biosynthesis glycosyltransferase: MTIAVVIPTLNEEQALPRTLSHTIGLGFDEIIVVDGGSGDRTREIANQFEVRSSKFQVATSNLESRTQVLLLTSPPGRARQMNRGAAEAKSDVLLFLHADTLLPREAKDAILDALRDPACIGGRFDVRFDRDSRLGRAIGTMMNLRSRLTGIATGDQAIFVRRTVFDRLGGYADIPLMEDIDFTDRLRRMGRVAALSATVVTSYRRWDACGPLRTILLMWTLRLLYWLGVNPHRLKDFYVAVR; the protein is encoded by the coding sequence ATGACGATCGCCGTCGTCATTCCGACCTTGAACGAAGAACAGGCGCTTCCCCGCACGCTCTCCCACACCATCGGACTCGGGTTTGACGAAATCATCGTGGTCGACGGCGGCAGCGGCGACCGCACGCGGGAGATCGCCAATCAGTTCGAAGTTCGAAGTTCGAAGTTTCAGGTCGCAACGTCGAACCTCGAATCTCGAACGCAGGTCCTGCTGTTGACCTCGCCTCCGGGTCGCGCGCGGCAGATGAACCGCGGAGCGGCGGAAGCAAAAAGCGACGTCCTGCTGTTCCTGCACGCCGACACCCTGTTGCCGCGCGAAGCCAAAGACGCGATCCTCGACGCGCTGCGCGACCCGGCCTGCATCGGCGGCCGGTTCGACGTCCGGTTCGACCGCGACTCGCGCCTCGGTCGCGCCATCGGCACAATGATGAATCTGCGGTCCCGTCTCACCGGCATTGCGACGGGCGATCAGGCGATCTTCGTCCGCAGGACGGTCTTCGATCGGTTGGGCGGGTATGCGGACATTCCGCTCATGGAGGACATCGACTTCACCGACCGGCTCAGGCGCATGGGCCGGGTCGCGGCGTTGTCCGCGACGGTCGTGACGTCCTATCGGCGCTGGGACGCCTGTGGTCCCCTTCGTACGATTCTGCTGATGTGGACGCTGCGGTTGCTCTATTGGCTCGGGGTCAACCCTCATCGCCTCAAGGATTTCTATGTCGCGGTCAGGTAA